In Erigeron canadensis isolate Cc75 chromosome 6, C_canadensis_v1, whole genome shotgun sequence, the following are encoded in one genomic region:
- the LOC122604160 gene encoding two-component response regulator ARR12-like, translating into MSEQEDDMFLYEAFKNGASHVLKKPISIDALRIIRQAVMRERMLKNNDNISIHKTPTHEAPILGKKSYGLKKRCHSSQDDDNYHETCGMKKKICVQWTQELHGKFLKVVRELGDGSCFPKDIQERMGVPGLTRMQVASHLQKCRKENLRLKQKQTMLTNSSRNHTLPNNLFSQGVDERKFGCMPIDQNDQEESSTLIGINLSINGWQKEMNNMKNNSTNYRSASMMNISNHQRNNIEKCTPYVPIPFASDLSSNQDDGFGSKASMVTTTNYFQQELPGARDHAGQGFDQHTFPSTSEEFPDFLRDSGGNGPNDI; encoded by the exons ATGTCGGAGCAAGAGGATGATATGTTCCTATATGAAGCTTTTAAAAATGGCGCCTCTCATGTTCTCAAGAAGCCAATTTCTATTGATGCATTGAGGATTATCCGTCAAGCTGTCATGAGAGAAAGAATGCTCAAGAATAATGACAATATTTCGATCCATAAGACGCCCACACATGAAGCACCTATACTCGGAAAGAAAAGTTATGGTCTTAAAAAGAGATGTCATTCGTCTCAAGACGACGATAATTATCATGAAACTTGTGGCATGAAGAAGAAAATATGTGTGCAATGGACACAAGAACTTCATGGCAAATTCCTTAAAGTTGTTAGGGAGCTTGGAGATGGAA GCTGTTTTCCGAAAGATATTCAAGAGCGTATGGGTGTTCCCGGTCTTACAAGAATGCAGGTTGCTAGTCATCTGCAG AAATGCCGAAAGGAAAATTTGAGATTAAAACAAAAGCAAACAATGCTCACTAATTCGTCAAGGAATCATACATTGCCTAATAATCTGTTTTCACAAGGTGTTGATGAAAGAAAGTTTGGGTGTATGCCAATAGACCAAAATGATCAAGAAGAAAGTAGTACTCTTATTGGAATTAACTTATCAATCAATGGATGgcaaaaagaaatgaataacATGAAAAACAATAGTACTAATTACCGAAGTGCATCTATGATGAATATTTCTAATCATCAAAGGAACAATATTGAAAAATGTACACCGTATGTCCCAATCCCATTCGCGAGTGATTTAAGCTCAAACCAAGATGATGGATTTGGTAGCAAAGCTAGTATGGTAACTACCACCAACTATTTCCAGCAAGAACTGCCCGGTGCACGTGATCATGCTGGTCAAGGGTTCGATCAGCATACCTTTCCATCAACATCCGAGGAATTTCCTGATTTCCTAAGAGATTCGGGTGGTAATGGTCCAAACGATATCTAA
- the LOC122604162 gene encoding protein SUPPRESSOR OF npr1-1, CONSTITUTIVE 1-like, translating into MSNLVWLIMKYGKIKHLWKTGEKVMLENLKFINLRGCESLKKFPDVSGTPNIEGLDLSNCNYSVGSLKKLVKLDMTTCNNLKRLPSMLQLKSMKTLGLLRNEFLKRLPKFSPCMVSLSMLEIKYCNKIEEVPSSINYLSNLKELYIASCEKLKCLPSMLEMESLEALILSNCSSVKKIPDFSPCMVKLSKLVISDCHKIEEVSSSINHLSNLKILDLSDSYELQDLPYMPDIRSLETLLLRNCHFKTIPMLPPCIDPSDVDMTGCYMLERVPTWMNTP; encoded by the exons ATGAGTAACCTTGTTTGGCTTATTATGAAGTATGGCAAAATTAAACATTTATGGAAAACGGGGGAAAAG GTCATGCTAGAGAACTTGAAATTTATTAACCTTAGAGGGTGTGAATCCCTAAAAAAGTTTCCAGATGTCTCAGGGACACCAAATATCGAAGGATTGGATTTGTCAAATTGTAATTATTCTGTTGGGAGTTTGAAAAAGCTTGTTAAGTTGGACATGACGACTTGCAATAACCTCAAGCGTCTCCCATCCATGCTCCAGCTGAAATCCATGAAAACCCTTGGTCTTCTTAGGAATGAGTTTCTTAAAAGATTACCAAAATTTTCGCCATGTATGGTCAGTCTATCTATGTTGGAAATTAAGTATTGTAATAAGATAGAAGAAGTGCCATCATCCATAAACTACCTCTCAAACCTAAAGGAATTATACATAGCTAGTTGCGAGAAACTCAAGTGTCTCCCATCCATGCTCGAGATGGAATCCTTGGAGGCCCTCATTCTGTCTAATTGTTCATCTGTTAAGAAAATTCCAGATTTCTCGCCATGTATGGTCAAACTATCTAAATTAGTTATTAGTGATTGTCATAAGATAGAAGAAGTGTCATCCTCCATAAACCATCTCTCTAACCTAAAGATATTGGACTTGAGTGATAGCTATGAACTCCAGGATCTCCCATACATGCCTGACATAAGATCCTTGGAGACCCTCTTGCTGCGTAATTGTCATTTCAAAACTATCCCAATGCTCCCGCCATGTATAGACCCATCTGATGTAGATATGACAGGCTGTTATATGTTAGAAAGAGTGCCAACCTGGATGAACACTCCATAA